The following coding sequences are from one Hymenobacter sp. DG25A window:
- a CDS encoding MFS transporter: MKDAVAAAPQPVLEDIRPIPSHPPLAPALVWLMAITCGLVVANIYYNQPLLAEIGKTFGLSDSRVSLVATITQVGYTLGLLFVVPLGDKRERKSLILALLLFAAVCLAGAAFAPTFALLVAASLLIGIFSAVPQLLIPMAASLATNEERGRVVGKVMSGLLIGILVSRTISGYVGAHFGWRTMFWVGAGVMVVLTGILARMLPRNQPTFTGSYASLLRSLGTLTRTLPTLRRSALVGLCMFAGFSAFWTTLVFFLESSTYNYHSDVAGLFGLIGASGALASPLAGRSADRKGADFALNIGILLCVGSFVLLLFGGYYLVGLILAVVILDVGQQMTHISNQSRIFSLLPEARSRLNTVYMTAAFIGASLGSWLGGQAWAHFHWPGVCAVGLAFGVAGYLVNRFYGRPGAGMAVELSEE, translated from the coding sequence ATGAAAGATGCCGTTGCGGCTGCGCCTCAGCCAGTGCTAGAGGACATTCGTCCTATTCCGTCCCATCCTCCGCTTGCTCCGGCCCTGGTCTGGCTGATGGCCATTACCTGCGGACTGGTGGTGGCCAATATCTACTACAACCAGCCGCTGCTGGCCGAAATCGGGAAGACCTTTGGCTTGTCGGATAGCCGGGTGAGCTTGGTAGCCACCATTACGCAGGTAGGCTATACCCTAGGGCTGCTGTTTGTGGTGCCACTGGGTGATAAGCGCGAGCGGAAAAGCCTGATTCTGGCCCTGCTGCTCTTTGCGGCGGTTTGTCTGGCCGGCGCGGCCTTTGCCCCTACGTTTGCGCTGCTGGTGGCCGCCAGCCTGCTGATTGGCATTTTCTCCGCGGTGCCGCAACTGCTGATTCCCATGGCAGCCTCCCTGGCCACTAATGAGGAGCGCGGCCGGGTGGTAGGCAAAGTCATGAGCGGTTTGCTTATCGGCATTCTGGTATCCCGGACCATCAGCGGGTATGTGGGCGCGCATTTTGGCTGGCGCACCATGTTCTGGGTAGGTGCCGGCGTGATGGTGGTGCTGACCGGCATTCTGGCCCGCATGCTGCCGCGCAATCAGCCCACCTTTACCGGCAGCTACGCCAGCCTGCTTCGCTCGCTGGGCACCCTCACCCGCACCCTGCCTACGCTGCGCCGCTCGGCGCTGGTGGGCCTGTGCATGTTTGCCGGCTTTAGCGCTTTCTGGACTACGCTGGTGTTCTTCCTGGAAAGCAGCACCTACAACTACCATAGTGATGTGGCCGGCCTGTTCGGCCTCATTGGCGCCAGCGGGGCCCTGGCCTCGCCCTTGGCTGGCCGCTCAGCCGACCGCAAAGGCGCCGACTTTGCCCTCAACATTGGCATACTGCTGTGTGTAGGGTCTTTTGTGCTCCTGCTGTTTGGTGGGTACTATCTGGTGGGGCTGATTCTGGCCGTTGTTATTCTGGATGTAGGCCAGCAGATGACCCACATTTCCAACCAATCACGCATTTTTTCCCTGCTGCCGGAAGCCCGCAGCCGCCTGAATACGGTGTATATGACGGCTGCTTTCATTGGCGCCTCCCTGGGCTCCTGGCTGGGCGGGCAGGCCTGGGCGCATTTCCACTGGCCGGGCGTATGCGCCGTGGGGCTGGCGTTTGGCGTGGCGGGCTACCTGGTTAACCGCTTTTATGGGCGGCCTGGTGCTGGTATGGCTGTTGAGTTGTCAGAAGAGTAG